A part of Maridesulfovibrio hydrothermalis AM13 = DSM 14728 genomic DNA contains:
- a CDS encoding methyltransferase domain-containing protein, whose product MNNPIIIIQAASRAWCGTADWCMNKVEGKPVVALTVERALAHFPEADIRITAPEFDKGGLLDTLPALFPDNKVSVFYGFDSSPLERMIGALEKESDQTLIIRVDGLHFGWVPDDAEKMLAEAQKSNLDCIKLPDDYPVQLSSDVYRLSALKKAADLLSQEQDAGPYRVHPKFYMIRRDNLFKTAYHNDYKAVPDSYLEQCRETAKDVYITSNTEVAGSKISHGDQFSFHYQLGLDFIKENYSVLDIACGWGYGARMLARKAAKVTAADLDIAIVRKAAAGKYFKNITFQTGNATDLGFADNTFDAVTSFETVEHVDHAPYFSEMHRVIKPGGLLIFSTPQNILGHIPVNSQHRREYSLEEISTLCSEHFEIVKVIGIKQGRVVFPDDPKGQNTFMVCRKPER is encoded by the coding sequence ATGAATAATCCAATCATTATCATACAAGCTGCATCAAGAGCATGGTGCGGAACTGCGGACTGGTGCATGAATAAAGTGGAAGGTAAACCTGTAGTCGCTCTGACTGTAGAGCGCGCCTTAGCGCATTTTCCTGAAGCAGACATAAGGATTACAGCTCCGGAGTTTGATAAAGGAGGACTTCTGGATACACTGCCCGCTCTGTTTCCAGATAATAAGGTGAGTGTATTTTATGGGTTTGACAGCAGTCCTTTAGAGCGCATGATAGGAGCACTTGAAAAAGAATCCGATCAGACATTGATTATTCGCGTTGACGGTCTGCATTTTGGATGGGTTCCCGATGATGCTGAAAAAATGCTTGCCGAGGCACAAAAAAGTAATCTCGACTGTATCAAGCTTCCTGATGACTACCCCGTGCAACTTTCCAGCGATGTCTACAGGTTGTCCGCATTGAAAAAGGCTGCTGATTTACTCAGTCAGGAACAGGACGCAGGTCCATACAGAGTTCACCCCAAATTTTATATGATACGCAGAGATAATTTATTTAAAACCGCATATCATAATGATTACAAGGCAGTACCTGATTCCTACCTTGAACAATGCCGTGAGACGGCAAAAGATGTCTACATTACTTCTAATACAGAAGTTGCAGGCAGTAAAATAAGTCACGGAGACCAGTTCTCATTTCATTACCAGTTAGGTCTTGATTTTATAAAAGAAAACTACAGCGTGCTTGATATCGCATGCGGCTGGGGGTACGGAGCCAGAATGCTGGCCCGAAAAGCAGCCAAAGTAACAGCTGCCGATCTGGATATTGCAATTGTGAGAAAAGCAGCTGCTGGAAAATATTTTAAAAACATCACCTTCCAGACAGGCAATGCAACAGATCTCGGATTTGCCGACAATACCTTTGATGCCGTAACCAGTTTTGAAACTGTCGAGCACGTTGACCATGCACCGTATTTCTCGGAAATGCACCGTGTAATTAAGCCGGGAGGGCTTCTTATTTTCAGCACTCCCCAAAATATTCTAGGGCATATCCCTGTTAATTCTCAGCACCGCAGAGAATACTCGCTTGAGGAAATTTCAACACTTTGCTCTGAGCATTTTGAAATTGTAAAAGTGATCGGAATAAAGCAGGGGCGGGTTGTATTTCCGGATGATCCCAAAGGGCAGAATACATTTATGGTCTGTCGCAAGCCTGAAAGATAA
- a CDS encoding ATP-grasp domain-containing protein: MKKTLIMVGAGLEAIPIIQKAIGMGIHVVAMDLNPKAPGFAYAHESVSGCVYTPEKAVAAFRKWAEKGIKPDGVMCAAVDAPHTVAAVAAYFGVKSVSRETAALATDKLAMKDRFKEAGIPIPWYKEIFSADELQQVLSERKESIVIKPVDSRGARGVLRLLKNAENMPAPKWAFEHARNESPAKRVMVESYLDGPQISTEGFVVNGAAYTPGFSDRNYEFIDRFAPHIIENGGQLPSCLSGETSLAVKELAGKAAIALGINNGVAKGDMVVHRGKPYVIEMAARLSGGYFCSHEIPWNTGVDFVGIAVRLAIGEIPAPEEMAPKFQKGVAQRYIFPSRGKVAAIEGVEEASRIEGIRMVEIRTEVGEIIPPVTSHPARAGVVMGVAGSREEAVKRVEKAVRCIKIVTGK, from the coding sequence ATGAAAAAAACTTTAATCATGGTCGGTGCCGGACTGGAAGCGATTCCTATAATCCAAAAAGCAATTGGAATGGGGATTCACGTGGTTGCTATGGATTTAAATCCCAAGGCTCCGGGTTTTGCATATGCCCATGAATCAGTTTCTGGTTGTGTCTATACTCCTGAAAAAGCTGTTGCAGCCTTCAGGAAATGGGCGGAAAAAGGGATCAAGCCTGACGGAGTAATGTGCGCTGCGGTGGATGCTCCGCACACGGTTGCTGCTGTTGCTGCATATTTTGGAGTAAAGTCGGTGAGCCGTGAAACTGCGGCTCTTGCTACCGACAAACTGGCCATGAAAGATCGCTTTAAAGAAGCCGGAATACCCATTCCTTGGTACAAAGAAATTTTCAGTGCTGATGAGTTGCAACAGGTATTGAGTGAGCGAAAAGAAAGCATCGTAATAAAGCCGGTAGACAGCCGTGGTGCAAGGGGAGTCTTGAGACTCCTTAAAAATGCGGAGAATATGCCAGCTCCTAAGTGGGCGTTTGAACATGCCCGAAATGAATCCCCCGCTAAACGGGTCATGGTGGAAAGCTACCTTGACGGGCCTCAGATCAGCACCGAGGGCTTTGTGGTAAACGGAGCTGCTTATACCCCCGGATTTTCTGATAGAAATTATGAATTTATTGACCGTTTCGCTCCGCATATAATTGAAAACGGAGGACAGCTTCCCTCTTGTCTTTCTGGAGAAACCAGCCTTGCTGTAAAAGAACTTGCTGGCAAAGCTGCCATTGCTCTTGGCATTAATAACGGTGTGGCCAAAGGGGATATGGTTGTCCATCGCGGCAAACCGTATGTCATTGAAATGGCGGCGCGGCTTTCCGGCGGCTATTTCTGCTCCCATGAGATACCGTGGAACACCGGAGTGGATTTTGTAGGGATTGCTGTCAGGCTTGCAATCGGCGAAATTCCGGCCCCTGAAGAGATGGCCCCTAAATTTCAAAAAGGGGTTGCTCAGCGTTATATTTTTCCGTCCAGAGGCAAAGTTGCTGCCATTGAGGGAGTTGAAGAAGCGAGCCGGATTGAAGGAATACGTATGGTTGAGATAAGAACCGAAGTCGGCGAAATTATTCCACCCGTCACCAGCCATCCAGCCCGGGCGGGAGTGGTGATGGGGGTTGCTGGTTCGCGGGAAGAAGCAGTAAAAAGAGTCGAAAAAGCTGTCAGATGCATTAAAATTGTAACCGGAAAATAG
- a CDS encoding glycoside hydrolase family 57: MKLFAIFHLNMMFSSIPEEDRKQVIKSCYWPLLELIDKYGFPLGIEASGITLEIIQSLDPKWIDKFCQLLHAKRSEYIGSGYAQIVGPLVPASVNKANLRIGHKVSERILGLRSDIALVNEQAWSAGLVEHYLEAGYKGVFMDYDNSSRFAGWDESIQHYPQKALGLSGESIPILWNRSVVFQKLQRLAHAEIELSEYLNYLEVLETGDGWLPVYGNDAEIFDFRPGRYRSEVGVGSRSEWDFIKEALTALRDKHNFYLPSQVLNDLDHRLAGRKLKLCSAEQPVPVKKQQKYNLTRWAVSGKNDFRMNSLCRAIAAKLEKQDFLKATIEEKWRELCFCWASDFRTHITLNRFNKAERRLFRLAESVGAKINEPAFDTKGEIAELTSRLLSIKTDKVSVELNTAKGLAIHKCFFAEHEGLPAFGTLEHGYFIDIGLGADFFSGHIIIEGTGSPKETDLSRVLPRVSERDDFIQVSGKMEIHQGHIEKAVKVYKYKQQVDILYRFQLTAMPQGYLRLGHITLLTGHFNKDKLFYAVASGGNRERFSLKGKSFDHSNNVSFLVSSSHAAGMTDSSMIIGGEEAALVISPLIKEHAFIAMVTCRQAAPSPFVRVAFSMQEMDETSVHNVGGSEQFIFTTGFSIKPYPKGRQQ, translated from the coding sequence GTGAAACTTTTCGCAATTTTTCATTTGAATATGATGTTCTCCTCCATACCGGAGGAAGATAGAAAGCAAGTAATCAAGAGCTGTTACTGGCCTCTGCTTGAGCTTATTGATAAATACGGTTTTCCGCTGGGCATCGAAGCTTCGGGAATCACCCTTGAAATCATCCAGAGTCTCGATCCGAAATGGATAGATAAATTTTGTCAACTCCTTCATGCCAAACGGTCTGAGTATATCGGCAGCGGCTACGCCCAGATTGTAGGCCCTCTGGTTCCTGCTTCTGTAAATAAAGCCAATCTGCGCATAGGACATAAAGTCAGTGAACGGATTCTGGGGCTGCGTTCTGACATCGCACTCGTGAACGAGCAGGCATGGTCAGCAGGTCTGGTTGAACATTACCTTGAAGCCGGCTACAAAGGCGTTTTCATGGATTATGATAATTCGTCCCGCTTTGCAGGTTGGGATGAAAGCATCCAGCACTATCCGCAAAAAGCTTTGGGCCTCTCCGGTGAATCAATTCCAATTCTTTGGAACAGGTCTGTGGTTTTCCAGAAGCTGCAACGCCTTGCTCATGCTGAGATAGAATTATCTGAATATCTGAACTATCTGGAAGTACTTGAAACCGGAGACGGCTGGCTTCCAGTATATGGCAACGATGCTGAAATTTTCGATTTCAGACCCGGCAGGTACAGGTCTGAGGTCGGGGTCGGCAGCAGAAGCGAATGGGATTTTATCAAAGAAGCTCTGACAGCTCTGAGAGATAAACATAATTTTTACCTTCCGTCGCAGGTCTTAAACGATTTAGACCATAGGCTGGCTGGAAGGAAGCTTAAGCTATGCAGTGCGGAACAACCTGTACCGGTTAAAAAGCAGCAGAAATACAATTTGACCCGCTGGGCTGTGAGCGGCAAAAACGATTTTCGCATGAATTCACTTTGCCGCGCGATTGCCGCAAAGCTTGAGAAACAGGATTTCTTAAAAGCCACAATAGAAGAGAAGTGGCGGGAACTGTGCTTTTGCTGGGCCAGTGACTTCAGGACACACATTACTCTGAATAGATTTAACAAGGCAGAACGGCGTTTATTCCGGTTGGCTGAATCGGTCGGAGCTAAAATCAACGAACCTGCATTTGATACCAAAGGCGAAATTGCAGAATTAACAAGCCGGCTGCTCAGTATTAAAACTGATAAGGTCTCTGTTGAACTCAATACTGCCAAAGGTCTGGCTATTCATAAATGCTTCTTTGCTGAGCATGAAGGTCTTCCCGCCTTTGGAACTCTTGAGCATGGATATTTCATAGATATCGGTCTGGGGGCTGACTTTTTTTCCGGGCATATAATTATCGAAGGAACGGGAAGCCCGAAAGAAACAGATTTGTCTCGTGTATTACCCAGAGTATCTGAGAGAGACGACTTTATTCAGGTTTCAGGAAAGATGGAAATACATCAGGGGCACATTGAGAAAGCAGTCAAAGTATATAAGTATAAACAGCAGGTAGATATATTATACCGTTTTCAGTTAACAGCTATGCCGCAGGGCTATTTAAGGCTGGGGCATATTACACTGCTGACCGGACACTTTAATAAGGATAAACTTTTTTACGCCGTAGCAAGTGGTGGCAATAGGGAACGATTCTCCTTAAAGGGCAAATCTTTCGATCATAGCAATAATGTTTCTTTTTTGGTATCTTCCTCCCACGCGGCAGGTATGACAGATTCCAGCATGATCATAGGGGGGGAAGAAGCTGCTCTAGTGATCAGTCCCCTGATAAAAGAGCATGCTTTTATCGCAATGGTTACTTGTCGTCAGGCTGCCCCGTCTCCCTTTGTACGGGTAGCTTTTTCTATGCAGGAAATGGATGAAACCAGCGTGCACAACGTTGGTGGAAGTGAGCAGTTTATTTTTACTACCGGCTTCAGCATCAAGCCATATCCAAAAGGCAGGCAGCAATAA
- the pseB gene encoding UDP-N-acetylglucosamine 4,6-dehydratase (inverting), translating into MFNGKSVLITGGTGSFGNKLVETILTRYRPNRLVIFSRDELKQHDMQQKFSPEKFPCLRYFLGDVRDPDRLRRAFSKIDIVFHAAALKQVPACEYNPYETVKTNILGAQNVVEAAIDKNVSKVIVLSTDKAANPVNLYGATKLCSDKLFINGNSYAGTDGTRFAVVRYGNVLGSRGSVVPLFLQAKETGKVRITNPDMTRFWITIEAAIDFVINSLEVMQGGEIFIPKLPSMRMKEMAEALCPDCEMEITGIRPGEKMHEVMVPLNEAHNTFEYDKYYVIQPAYRFFERSKVTCSGTKVPADFEYSSDTNTEWLSKEDLLKLVFNK; encoded by the coding sequence ATGTTTAATGGCAAATCCGTTTTAATCACTGGCGGGACAGGGTCTTTCGGCAACAAGCTTGTTGAGACAATACTCACCAGATATCGTCCTAACCGGCTTGTCATTTTCAGCAGGGATGAATTGAAGCAGCATGATATGCAGCAGAAATTTTCTCCTGAAAAGTTCCCCTGCCTTCGTTATTTTTTGGGGGATGTCCGCGATCCGGACAGGTTGCGCCGTGCTTTCAGCAAAATTGATATCGTTTTTCATGCCGCGGCACTTAAGCAGGTTCCTGCATGTGAATACAACCCCTATGAGACGGTTAAAACTAATATACTGGGTGCTCAGAATGTAGTTGAAGCCGCCATTGATAAAAATGTATCAAAAGTAATTGTGCTGAGTACGGATAAAGCCGCAAATCCGGTAAATCTGTATGGAGCCACCAAGCTCTGCTCCGATAAATTGTTTATCAACGGCAATAGTTACGCAGGGACTGACGGGACCAGATTTGCAGTAGTTCGCTATGGCAATGTGCTGGGTAGCAGGGGAAGCGTTGTCCCTCTTTTTCTACAGGCAAAAGAGACCGGAAAGGTCCGTATTACCAACCCTGATATGACGCGGTTTTGGATAACAATTGAAGCTGCAATAGATTTTGTGATCAACAGTCTTGAAGTTATGCAGGGCGGAGAAATATTTATCCCCAAGCTTCCGAGCATGCGTATGAAAGAGATGGCCGAGGCCCTGTGCCCTGATTGCGAAATGGAAATAACAGGAATCCGGCCGGGGGAAAAAATGCATGAAGTAATGGTCCCCTTGAATGAGGCGCATAATACCTTCGAGTATGATAAGTATTATGTAATTCAGCCGGCCTATCGTTTTTTTGAACGTTCAAAAGTTACTTGTTCAGGAACAAAGGTTCCTGCCGATTTTGAATACAGTTCTGATACCAATACAGAATGGCTCAGCAAAGAAGATTTACTCAAGCTGGTATTTAATAAATGA
- the pseC gene encoding UDP-4-amino-4,6-dideoxy-N-acetyl-beta-L-altrosamine transaminase, producing the protein MIPYGKHIIDDDDIAEVVKVLKSDWLTTGPAVTDFEKAVADYTGCGEAVAVSSGTAALHAAMYSLEIKPGDEVIVPPITFAASANCVVYMGATPVFADVEAETLLIDPAAVEQQITPATKAVVAVDYAGQTCDYDSLKNICKKNGIVLVGDCCHAIGAKDEHGRKAGAIADISVFSFHPVKHITTGEGGMVLTDNPELAQKARIFRNHGINLDASARSEKCTWVYDMQELGYNYRITDLQCALGISQLKKLDKFLQIRRDLATCYDRILAKFPEVTPLRSKEGIEHAYHLYAVRIPASRRKAVFEFMRGEKIGVNVHYIPVHYHPYYQEHFKTKKGLCPVAESAYEQLLTLPLHPAMDRKDVKFITDKLDEALKNC; encoded by the coding sequence ATGATTCCATACGGGAAACACATAATTGACGATGATGATATTGCAGAAGTTGTAAAAGTCCTTAAATCTGACTGGCTGACAACCGGACCTGCGGTCACTGATTTTGAGAAAGCGGTGGCTGACTATACGGGCTGCGGGGAAGCTGTTGCGGTGTCCAGCGGTACGGCTGCTCTTCATGCGGCGATGTATAGCCTTGAAATAAAACCCGGTGACGAAGTAATTGTTCCTCCCATAACTTTTGCAGCTTCAGCAAATTGTGTTGTATACATGGGTGCAACTCCAGTGTTTGCAGACGTTGAAGCTGAGACTCTTTTGATAGATCCCGCTGCTGTGGAGCAGCAGATAACTCCTGCCACCAAGGCCGTTGTCGCTGTCGATTATGCTGGGCAGACCTGTGATTATGATTCACTAAAAAACATTTGTAAAAAGAACGGAATTGTTCTGGTCGGTGACTGCTGCCACGCCATAGGGGCCAAAGATGAACATGGCCGTAAGGCGGGAGCTATTGCCGATATTTCAGTGTTCAGCTTTCATCCTGTCAAGCACATCACTACCGGTGAAGGCGGTATGGTTTTGACTGATAATCCAGAACTGGCACAAAAGGCTAGAATCTTCCGTAACCACGGAATCAATCTGGATGCATCTGCCCGCTCAGAAAAGTGTACATGGGTTTATGATATGCAGGAGCTGGGCTATAACTACCGTATAACCGATCTTCAATGTGCGCTGGGAATCAGTCAGCTTAAAAAGCTGGATAAATTTCTTCAAATCAGACGCGATCTTGCCACCTGCTATGACCGTATTCTTGCAAAATTTCCAGAAGTGACTCCGCTACGATCCAAAGAAGGCATTGAGCACGCATATCATCTTTATGCAGTTAGAATTCCAGCTTCCAGACGAAAGGCTGTTTTTGAATTTATGCGGGGTGAGAAAATAGGGGTGAATGTCCATTATATTCCGGTCCATTATCATCCATACTATCAAGAACATTTTAAGACAAAAAAGGGTCTTTGCCCTGTTGCAGAGTCTGCTTATGAGCAACTGCTGACTCTCCCTCTGCACCCTGCAATGGATAGGAAAGACGTTAAATTTATTACTGACAAGCTAGATGAAGCTCTTAAAAATTGCTGA
- a CDS encoding sialidase family protein, whose product MKKTRPRFSIKILDTRRITPEDWGGYQSFPTITKTGEDLLVGFRKAVNISPDLRLVMDHGMAGDIYTTRSTDGGWTFSDPELVVSHSEQQTNEHDALLTALGNEKVALITRTHSSTLRENYLALSTDGGRSFQNRQVLKVPPGEWASFGHLIPSQDKKNFIGTFYNGPGCGTFRLNLENMEVSHQAYMFRNTDKFRLNETSIIRLKSGRILALIRQQPVSDGLHKSYSDDDGQTWSTPEPVGLYGEAPALLMMPDQSILMIYRGMIRKNRKCRVALSISRDNGETWSHAKTLVWYKGGRFHGGYGDLALNSKGQVAAVYYISRKREAPTVERMLLEIKE is encoded by the coding sequence ATGAAAAAAACACGCCCCCGCTTTTCAATAAAAATCCTCGATACCAGACGTATCACCCCTGAAGACTGGGGTGGCTACCAATCTTTTCCGACAATAACCAAAACAGGAGAAGACCTTTTAGTGGGATTTCGCAAAGCTGTGAACATCAGTCCCGATCTCAGGCTGGTAATGGATCACGGCATGGCAGGCGATATCTATACGACCCGCTCAACTGATGGCGGGTGGACTTTCAGTGATCCAGAACTGGTTGTAAGTCACTCCGAGCAGCAAACTAATGAGCATGACGCTCTGTTAACGGCACTTGGTAACGAAAAAGTTGCGTTAATTACCCGCACTCACAGTTCAACGCTTCGCGAAAACTATTTAGCCCTGTCCACAGATGGCGGCAGGTCGTTCCAGAATCGTCAGGTACTGAAAGTGCCTCCGGGAGAATGGGCCTCATTTGGACATTTAATCCCTTCGCAGGACAAGAAAAATTTTATAGGAACTTTTTACAACGGGCCGGGGTGCGGAACTTTCAGACTGAATCTTGAAAATATGGAAGTTTCACATCAGGCGTACATGTTCAGGAATACGGATAAATTCAGGTTGAATGAGACATCTATTATACGTCTTAAGTCAGGAAGGATTCTGGCTCTGATCAGGCAGCAGCCTGTAAGTGACGGGTTGCATAAATCCTATTCAGATGATGACGGACAGACATGGAGCACTCCTGAACCTGTGGGCCTGTATGGTGAAGCACCGGCACTTCTTATGATGCCGGACCAGAGTATTTTGATGATATACAGAGGGATGATCCGTAAAAACCGCAAATGCCGCGTTGCTCTTTCAATCTCACGCGATAACGGTGAAACATGGAGCCATGCAAAGACTCTTGTATGGTACAAAGGTGGAAGGTTTCACGGGGGCTACGGTGATCTGGCTCTGAATTCAAAAGGGCAGGTTGCAGCTGTTTACTATATTTCAAGAAAGCGCGAAGCCCCGACTGTAGAAAGAATGCTGCTCGAAATTAAAGAGTAG
- a CDS encoding SDR family oxidoreductase, whose protein sequence is MGRILLTGAYGMIGRYLRSELGNACLPVSRSELDISDLYAFEKILTQKKIKWVINCAGSAHGNELDIFKLNAFYPQEMAKVCSRLNVGFVFLSSARVFGTGNGPFYEDNPPRPFDNYGLSKFLGEQFITREMYEGRYYIFRISMVLGTSGHKAESQFLTRLMLKGEKGEDVKAAIDSETSVVHAGCVAKSIADCLESGRPNGIYHIAGLDCISSYDLTKSVFDKLELKGNVLPGKAGDFSTFQPPLPLIQGLASGRLPHCGTCLDAIDKFCEERKKGCANHSATL, encoded by the coding sequence GTGGGCCGTATTCTGTTAACTGGAGCTTATGGAATGATAGGCCGGTATTTACGTTCTGAGCTGGGAAATGCTTGTTTACCTGTCAGCCGCAGTGAGCTGGATATTTCAGATCTGTATGCATTCGAAAAAATATTAACTCAAAAGAAAATCAAATGGGTCATCAACTGCGCCGGCTCAGCTCATGGCAACGAGCTTGATATATTCAAACTGAATGCTTTTTATCCTCAGGAAATGGCCAAAGTCTGCTCCCGCTTGAATGTCGGATTTGTTTTTTTGAGTTCTGCCCGTGTGTTTGGAACAGGTAACGGTCCGTTCTATGAAGACAATCCTCCAAGGCCCTTTGATAATTATGGCTTGAGTAAGTTCCTCGGTGAACAATTCATTACCAGAGAAATGTACGAAGGACGTTATTATATTTTCAGGATAAGCATGGTTCTAGGCACATCAGGCCATAAAGCTGAAAGCCAGTTCCTGACCCGTTTGATGCTGAAAGGAGAAAAGGGAGAAGACGTAAAGGCTGCTATCGACTCTGAAACATCGGTTGTGCATGCCGGATGTGTTGCGAAGTCTATTGCTGACTGTCTCGAATCTGGAAGGCCAAACGGAATATATCATATTGCCGGCTTGGACTGTATCTCCAGTTATGATTTAACAAAGTCGGTCTTTGATAAACTGGAATTGAAAGGCAATGTCCTGCCCGGAAAAGCTGGTGACTTCTCTACCTTTCAACCGCCGCTCCCCCTCATACAGGGGCTGGCATCTGGCAGACTTCCCCATTGCGGCACGTGCTTAGATGCTATTGATAAATTTTGCGAGGAAAGAAAAAAAGGCTGTGCAAACCATTCAGCTACTCTTTAA
- a CDS encoding NAD(P)/FAD-dependent oxidoreductase, with translation MTNQKDNSENNSTYDVIILGAGASGLYCAMHAAKLGKQVLVLDHAGKAARKVRVAGGGMCNFTNMNVEAGNYVCANPHFVKSALARHNQWDFIDLVATAGIEYEEREDGQLFTTAGAGQIAGLLVSKCHRAGVETLMNREIESVSGDGPFVVKCGRETFEAPSLVIALGSPASPQVGATTLGYKLAEEFGLNVLPIRPALVPFTVSGKDGKFCNELSGNALPVTIECEGRIFSGDMLFTHKGISGPAVLQISNYWRRGSPLVVNLLPGDNISDLLEAHRTENTALHNFLARYFTRKMVGLLLEGEDPETAVSQLTKERRLALAKRIHSWTVKPQGTENFTKAEVAIGGVDTDEISSKTMECKKVPGLFFTGEVLDVTGWLGGYNLQWAWSSGFAAAQYV, from the coding sequence ATGACAAATCAAAAAGACAATTCAGAAAATAATTCTACATATGATGTGATCATTCTGGGTGCGGGTGCGTCCGGATTGTATTGCGCTATGCATGCGGCAAAACTCGGCAAACAGGTACTTGTACTTGATCATGCCGGTAAGGCTGCGCGAAAAGTCCGTGTTGCAGGCGGTGGCATGTGTAATTTTACTAATATGAATGTGGAAGCCGGCAACTATGTCTGTGCTAATCCGCATTTCGTGAAATCGGCCTTGGCGCGGCATAACCAATGGGATTTTATTGACCTTGTTGCCACTGCCGGAATTGAATATGAGGAGCGTGAAGACGGGCAGCTTTTCACCACAGCCGGTGCAGGACAGATCGCAGGGCTGCTGGTGTCCAAGTGTCATCGCGCCGGAGTTGAAACACTTATGAATCGTGAGATTGAGTCGGTCAGCGGGGACGGCCCTTTTGTCGTGAAATGCGGCAGAGAGACTTTTGAAGCTCCATCACTTGTAATTGCACTCGGTTCCCCTGCATCACCTCAGGTGGGGGCTACTACTTTAGGCTATAAGCTTGCGGAGGAGTTCGGGCTGAATGTGCTTCCTATTCGTCCGGCTCTGGTTCCGTTTACTGTCAGTGGAAAGGATGGCAAATTTTGCAATGAGCTTAGCGGTAATGCTCTGCCTGTAACTATTGAATGCGAAGGGCGGATTTTCAGCGGTGATATGCTTTTTACCCATAAAGGTATTTCCGGACCTGCTGTTTTACAGATCTCAAATTATTGGCGGCGTGGATCACCGCTGGTTGTAAACCTTCTGCCCGGTGATAATATTTCTGATTTGCTGGAAGCGCATCGCACTGAAAATACTGCGTTGCATAATTTTCTGGCCCGCTATTTCACTCGTAAAATGGTCGGTTTACTGCTTGAAGGTGAAGATCCGGAAACTGCGGTCAGTCAGTTGACTAAAGAGCGCAGGCTTGCTCTGGCCAAGCGTATCCATTCGTGGACGGTTAAACCGCAGGGCACAGAAAATTTCACCAAAGCTGAAGTTGCTATCGGTGGTGTGGATACTGACGAAATTTCATCAAAAACAATGGAATGTAAAAAAGTACCGGGTCTTTTCTTTACCGGAGAAGTGCTTGATGTGACTGGCTGGCTGGGCGGATATAATTTACAGTGGGCATGGTCGTCTGGATTTGCAGCGGCGCAGTACGTTTAA
- a CDS encoding response regulator has product MNILLVDDERINSLSASRLLEKHGHTVTVAVNGVDALEKVAEGDFDCILMDIQMPEMDGYEATARIRDEAVFGEKSKTPIIAMTGHSYSDAENEITLAGINYFVCKPFDIPTLLSTIAKAVAEAD; this is encoded by the coding sequence ATGAATATACTTTTAGTCGACGATGAAAGGATCAACTCCCTCTCCGCCTCACGCTTGCTCGAAAAGCACGGCCACACTGTCACGGTTGCCGTAAACGGAGTTGATGCCCTTGAGAAAGTTGCTGAGGGTGATTTCGACTGCATCCTCATGGATATCCAGATGCCTGAAATGGACGGCTACGAAGCCACCGCCAGAATCCGTGATGAGGCGGTTTTCGGCGAGAAGTCCAAAACACCCATCATCGCCATGACCGGACACAGCTACTCTGATGCAGAAAATGAAATTACTCTTGCAGGCATCAACTATTTCGTATGCAAGCCTTTTGACATCCCGACGCTGCTTTCAACCATTGCCAAAGCCGTCGCCGAAGCAGACTGA